One window from the genome of Alkalibaculum bacchi encodes:
- a CDS encoding CD1845 family protein, which yields MRILLKILLFPITLILTVLILFLDFICLFSTAVLSILSFVVLMIALGTIFILRETSEGIKAIVLAYLISPYGIPMFAAWLITKIEGLNDLLKSV from the coding sequence ATGAGGATACTGCTTAAAATATTATTATTTCCAATTACATTGATACTTACAGTTCTTATATTATTTTTAGATTTTATTTGCCTGTTCTCAACCGCCGTGCTGTCAATATTGTCCTTTGTAGTACTTATGATTGCACTTGGAACGATTTTCATTTTAAGAGAAACTTCGGAGGGAATAAAAGCTATTGTGCTGGCATATCTAATAAGCCCATACGGAATACCTATGTTTGCTGCATGGCTGATAACAAAGATAGAGGGATTAAATGACTTACTGAAATCAGTGTAA
- a CDS encoding ATP-binding protein: MELKYIVESLINKASEGSYWDFKQNWYSNNADLLKDIICMANNTTIEMQDGYIIFGIEDGTFDIIGVSEDNNRKNQENIVGFLSSQTWSGEEIPSVDVKTIEISGKEIDVLIVYNSDVTPYYLLNDYSKTTDYRKNKTVIRAGVVYSRVGDRNTSSAECATKQGTEFLWKKRFGLVGSDVFKVVKRLKNVESWYSTDDYDTFYNSEYGDITIERDYNYNLEVKIGEGIGNTDIWVMDFPYLFTYVFNWNMGEEEIGMRAKWDVFLNGRKLNISLYGVQATRQTYYHIEPNTYWNRELGIHLNNTSNSIKYYAYIRNSVKFLAYNLFFSKQCYDEDQILYNRAFTVVPVFESEQEHNEFMSYVNTHKDDFTAAVEVQSIDEMFPTYSKNVTTVIIYKFGKTLVQWLEQWRQK, encoded by the coding sequence ATGGAATTGAAATATATTGTGGAATCACTTATCAATAAAGCCTCGGAGGGTAGCTATTGGGATTTTAAGCAAAACTGGTATAGCAACAACGCTGATTTACTTAAAGATATTATTTGTATGGCTAACAATACAACCATTGAAATGCAAGATGGATATATTATATTTGGGATTGAGGATGGTACATTTGATATTATTGGTGTTTCAGAAGATAATAACCGGAAAAACCAAGAAAATATTGTCGGATTTCTTAGTTCTCAAACTTGGTCGGGGGAGGAAATCCCTAGTGTAGATGTAAAAACTATAGAAATCAGTGGAAAAGAAATTGATGTGCTTATAGTTTACAACAGTGATGTCACGCCATATTATTTGTTGAATGATTATTCAAAAACCACTGATTATAGGAAGAATAAGACGGTTATCCGTGCAGGGGTGGTTTATAGTAGAGTTGGAGACAGAAATACAAGTTCAGCGGAGTGTGCTACTAAACAGGGCACCGAGTTTTTGTGGAAAAAACGATTTGGGTTGGTAGGATCAGATGTTTTTAAGGTTGTCAAGCGTTTGAAAAATGTAGAAAGTTGGTATTCTACTGATGATTACGATACATTTTACAATAGTGAATATGGTGATATTACAATTGAGCGAGATTATAATTATAACCTTGAAGTTAAAATAGGGGAGGGCATAGGAAATACAGATATTTGGGTGATGGATTTCCCATACTTATTTACTTATGTATTTAATTGGAATATGGGGGAAGAGGAAATAGGTATGAGAGCAAAATGGGATGTCTTTTTAAATGGTAGAAAGTTAAATATTTCACTTTATGGAGTCCAAGCTACAAGACAAACCTATTATCACATTGAGCCCAATACATACTGGAATAGAGAATTAGGAATCCATCTTAATAATACTAGCAATTCAATTAAGTACTATGCTTATATAAGAAATAGTGTTAAATTTCTTGCTTATAACCTCTTTTTTTCTAAGCAATGTTACGATGAGGATCAAATACTGTACAATAGAGCATTTACGGTTGTACCAGTATTTGAGAGCGAACAAGAACATAATGAATTTATGAGCTATGTTAATACGCACAAGGATGACTTTACTGCGGCT
- a CDS encoding protein kinase domain-containing protein has product MGKNNSWHNSFDIEGEPTGGGNANVYFVKNKLTDEKYALKELRFKINNKGKKRYKNRETMIRFKNEISIAKENATTVLGIIPIIYSCEQEYWYTMPIAELIMQHIENKEIKEIVLGVVQLAETLELLHNKGISHRDIKPANIYYYNDRLSLGDFGLVDFPDNFDNLTKTDRGLGAIFTIAPEMKRNPQKADGKKADVFSLAKTMWMFLSKDEKGFDGAYDYLDSSHSLRYLNRYRDTHLVEIDELLKDATDNNPDIRPTIKEFKERLKNWIEIYSNIDKSQASDWNFLNKQLFGLNPPESSSWRKVYKIIEVLNIIGKTPAYNHMFFHDKGGLDFSHAVPATEDGCIKLYDKIGFCYVVKPKVLYFEGFDESYKWNYFLLELDELNPIFENNNCFDSEYLVEDTPAHYVSAQYAQYGVYDYDMGTPLPEGFQTVYRYTKGKFLIVLKRGPYNRISGTYDGRHGDCSADKFRDYINDLIKFCSKLYDYAKRDDTLKHLSDEDIEDRILNLKELNSNPFKMHFPERSNNEMKEKIAEQQKSKEYIKENYNQWDFKTILQPCELPSSERIKFAFIFNSPNARFSLETLRGVNNYICTDGYIKKLNSALEKECYYVYNRELAIRLKNKLQQKIAEFLKENNLQDLEEYETCFSIKLIKSGKPTHLFTKQEIEEEMRKADDRFSNQLIINEDGYAKVIKNVGYGYLFPVRHESWDAGNVYVGKYSKLSTLDDDYIASLQGWLLYLKTGRKQNMDYVHENTNEEELLEEIKKYY; this is encoded by the coding sequence ATGGGAAAAAACAATAGTTGGCATAACAGTTTTGACATAGAAGGAGAACCAACTGGTGGTGGTAATGCAAATGTATATTTTGTTAAAAATAAATTGACTGATGAAAAATATGCTCTAAAAGAATTGCGTTTCAAAATAAATAATAAAGGTAAAAAGAGGTATAAAAATAGAGAAACTATGATTCGCTTTAAAAATGAAATATCCATAGCAAAAGAAAATGCAACTACTGTATTAGGGATTATCCCTATCATCTACTCTTGTGAGCAAGAGTATTGGTATACTATGCCTATTGCAGAACTAATAATGCAACATATTGAAAACAAAGAAATTAAAGAAATTGTATTAGGTGTTGTTCAATTGGCAGAAACATTAGAGTTATTGCATAATAAAGGAATATCACATAGAGATATAAAACCTGCAAATATCTACTATTATAATGATAGACTTTCTCTTGGAGATTTTGGGCTAGTGGATTTTCCAGATAATTTTGATAATCTTACTAAAACAGATAGAGGGTTGGGTGCAATATTTACTATCGCACCTGAAATGAAAAGAAATCCCCAAAAAGCCGATGGAAAGAAAGCTGATGTGTTTTCTTTGGCAAAAACAATGTGGATGTTTTTATCTAAAGATGAAAAAGGATTTGACGGTGCATATGACTATTTAGATTCAAGCCACAGTTTGCGTTATCTTAACAGATATAGAGATACTCATCTGGTAGAAATAGATGAGCTTCTTAAGGATGCTACTGATAATAATCCTGATATTCGTCCAACTATTAAGGAGTTTAAAGAAAGACTAAAAAATTGGATTGAAATTTATTCAAATATAGATAAATCTCAAGCTAGTGATTGGAATTTTCTCAACAAACAATTATTCGGGTTAAACCCACCAGAATCGTCATCATGGAGGAAAGTGTATAAAATTATTGAGGTATTAAATATTATTGGCAAGACTCCTGCATATAATCATATGTTTTTTCATGATAAAGGGGGTCTGGATTTTTCACATGCTGTCCCCGCAACGGAAGATGGATGCATTAAGTTATATGATAAAATAGGGTTTTGTTATGTTGTTAAACCTAAAGTATTATATTTTGAAGGATTTGATGAAAGCTATAAGTGGAATTATTTTTTACTTGAGCTTGATGAATTGAACCCTATTTTTGAAAATAATAATTGCTTTGATTCTGAATATTTGGTTGAGGATACCCCGGCTCATTATGTTTCGGCTCAATACGCTCAATATGGTGTTTATGATTATGATATGGGAACTCCTTTACCCGAAGGATTTCAAACGGTCTATCGTTATACCAAAGGAAAATTCTTAATTGTACTTAAACGTGGTCCCTACAATAGAATAAGCGGAACATATGATGGCAGACATGGTGATTGTAGTGCTGATAAATTCAGAGATTATATAAATGACTTAATAAAGTTCTGCTCAAAACTGTATGATTATGCCAAACGTGATGACACATTAAAACATCTATCAGATGAAGATATAGAAGACAGAATCCTTAATTTAAAAGAACTTAATAGTAATCCTTTTAAAATGCATTTTCCAGAACGAAGTAATAATGAAATGAAAGAAAAAATTGCTGAACAACAAAAGAGTAAAGAGTATATCAAAGAAAATTACAACCAATGGGATTTTAAAACAATATTGCAGCCATGTGAATTACCTTCTTCAGAAAGAATAAAATTTGCTTTTATATTTAATTCTCCAAATGCTCGTTTTTCACTTGAAACACTTAGGGGAGTAAATAACTACATTTGTACTGACGGATATATAAAAAAGTTGAATTCGGCTTTAGAAAAGGAATGTTATTATGTCTACAATAGAGAGTTGGCGATAAGGTTAAAAAATAAACTTCAACAAAAAATAGCCGAATTTCTAAAAGAAAATAACTTGCAAGATTTAGAGGAATATGAAACTTGTTTTTCAATTAAACTTATTAAGTCTGGTAAACCTACTCATTTATTCACAAAACAAGAAATTGAAGAAGAGATGAGAAAGGCTGATGATAGATTTAGCAATCAACTTATTATTAATGAAGATGGCTATGCTAAAGTAATTAAAAATGTTGGCTATGGATATTTATTTCCAGTAAGACACGAGTCATGGGATGCAGGCAATGTATATGTAGGCAAATATTCAAAACTATCAACTTTAGATGATGATTACATAGCTTCGCTGCAAGGATGGTTACTATATTTAAAAACCGGACGAAAACAAAATATGGACTACGTTCATGAAAATACAAACGAAGAAGAACTCTTAGAGGAAATAAAAAAATATTATTAG
- a CDS encoding SNF2-related protein, translating to MFVTQDEVDKELAGGSGVQNGKDRIYEYFTQLHSPKEKEDFLKNEYGTGGRSHALSGADNSNQQHDAKGILYSRRESDDKLLLNWSKVAKRIDYLITNDRYMTTEEKKRFEELQREKAGIIEIPPAPSLIDESVNSAPPHQAEDEIIEAEEPIENNLIPYIKGDTVYLENGTPFLIEEITDYHVTLRDPSLLYPILRSESRESFLRLLELYPQLQVPQEKAENFRITDEKLGEGSKREKYAGNIAAITTLQTIEKERRPATEEEQEILSKYVGWGGLSETFDKDNSSWSNEFMQLKNLLSEDEYSMARASTLNAHYTSPVVIKAIYDAVEGMGFATGNILEPACGTGHFFGMLPDSMKNSNLYGIELDSITGRIAKQLYPNANISITGFEKTELPDSFFDLAIGNIPFGNYKLSEKRYNSNNFLIHDHFFAKALDKVRPGGVVAFITSKGTLDKQSPDVRRYLAQRAELLGAIRLPNNAFLKNAGTEVTSDIIFLQKRDRPIDVDRDWIHLDTNEDGIALNSYFADHPEMILGTMEMKSGQFGMESTCTPLPYADLSEQLESAVINIEGSISEIEMLDMEVDTDTSIPADPTVKNFSYTLVDGEVYYRENSRMVKPDINQKAKERIAGMVELRECVDNLINYQLEDYSDETIKEEQETLNRLYDNFTAKYGLINSRGNSLAFSDDNSYYLLCSLEDIDENGNLKAKADMFTKRTIKKRVTVNSVDTASEALAISIAEKAKVDMEYMAKLTGLSEEELANDLRGVIFPLPTTLDNSSINYITADEYLSGNVREKLHTAKLVAQSSDIFRPNVEALEVAQPKDLDASEIDVRLGATWIDKEYIEQFMYELFDTPYRLQGEVEVKYAHFTAEWNITNKNAVGYNNVAAYVTYGTDRANAYRILEDTLNLRDVRIYDTVIDPDGKEKRVLNKDATTLAQQKQQTIKDEFQNWIWKDADRRQTLVKTYNEKFNSIRPREYDGKHINFVGMNPEITLRPHQVNAIAHILYGDNTLLAHEVGAGKTFEMVAAAMESKRLGLCQKPLFAVPNHLTEQWASEFLRLYPAANILVATKKDFQTKNRKKFCARIATGDYDAVIIGHSQFERIPMSLERQERLLREQIDEIIDGLEEVKASGGERFTVKQLERTKKGLEQRLEKLQSQERKDDVVTFEQLGVDRLYVDEAHNYKNLFLYTKMRNVAGLSTTNAQKSSDMFMKCRYMDELTGGKGIVFATGTPVSNSMTELYTMMRYLQYNTLQRNGLVHFDSWASTFGETVTAIELAPEGTGYRARTRFSKFFNLPELMAMFKEVADIKTADQLNLPTPKTNYHTIAVKPTEIQQEMVKNLSDRAADIQANKVDPSVDNMLKITSDGRKLGLDQRIVNPLLPDDENSKVNACIDNIYKIWDKGSAEKLTQLVFCDISTPKGKTAQVQRVAEAGNKTINGTELYALQDDLAQEEDTYTATFNVYDDIREKLIKKGVPANEVAFIHEANTDVRKKELFAKVRSGDVRVLIGSTAKCGAGTNIQDRLVALHDLDCPWRPGDLTQRAGRIERQGNMNDEVDIFRYVTEATFDAYLWQTVENKQKFISQIMTSKSPVRSCEDVDETALSYAEIKALCAGNPKIKEKMDLDIDVSKLKLLKASHQSNQYRLEDNLLKYFPENIEKNKGFIRGFEQDLKTLSENVLAEGEFLPMVIKGNTFMDKDKAGVALLETCKEIKGKDPIEIGSYRGFTMYLSYDSFFNEFQLNLKGAMSNTVKLGKDARGNLTRIDNALANIPNRLKAVTDQLDNLYKQQEAAKSEIGKPFPQEQELKDKISRLTVLDTELNMGVGVSVPQEQTDKKISKSERSSVLDNLKQPSQAGKEVKEKQGKYLEVR from the coding sequence ATGTTCGTTACACAAGATGAAGTTGACAAGGAACTTGCAGGAGGAAGTGGTGTTCAAAACGGGAAAGACCGCATCTATGAATACTTTACACAACTTCACAGTCCAAAAGAAAAAGAGGATTTTCTGAAAAATGAGTATGGTACAGGAGGCAGAAGTCATGCTCTTTCCGGAGCCGATAACAGCAATCAACAACACGATGCAAAAGGAATTTTATACAGCCGTAGAGAAAGTGATGATAAACTACTTTTAAATTGGAGCAAAGTTGCCAAACGAATTGACTATCTGATTACCAATGATCGCTATATGACTACCGAAGAAAAGAAAAGGTTTGAAGAATTACAGAGAGAAAAGGCAGGAATTATAGAAATACCACCTGCTCCATCTTTGATAGACGAATCTGTTAATTCCGCTCCCCCACATCAAGCAGAAGATGAAATAATAGAAGCTGAAGAACCTATAGAAAATAATTTAATACCATACATTAAAGGCGATACCGTATATCTTGAAAACGGTACGCCTTTTTTAATTGAAGAAATTACAGATTATCATGTGACCCTGCGTGACCCGTCCCTGCTATATCCCATACTAAGATCGGAAAGTAGAGAGAGTTTCTTACGGCTTTTAGAACTTTATCCCCAATTACAAGTACCCCAAGAAAAAGCTGAGAACTTTCGAATTACTGATGAGAAATTAGGCGAAGGAAGTAAGCGTGAGAAATATGCAGGAAATATAGCTGCTATTACCACCTTGCAGACCATAGAAAAAGAACGCCGTCCTGCTACAGAAGAGGAACAGGAAATATTATCAAAATATGTAGGATGGGGAGGTTTGTCTGAAACCTTTGATAAAGATAACAGCAGTTGGAGTAATGAGTTTATGCAACTTAAAAACCTGCTGTCTGAAGATGAGTACAGCATGGCAAGAGCCTCTACCCTTAATGCCCATTATACAAGCCCTGTAGTTATAAAGGCTATTTATGATGCAGTGGAAGGTATGGGATTTGCTACAGGAAATATCTTAGAGCCTGCATGTGGAACGGGACACTTTTTTGGTATGCTCCCTGACAGTATGAAAAATTCCAATCTATACGGTATTGAATTAGATAGTATTACAGGAAGGATTGCAAAACAGCTTTATCCCAATGCCAATATATCCATTACCGGCTTTGAGAAAACAGAACTTCCTGACAGCTTTTTTGACCTTGCTATTGGTAATATACCCTTTGGAAACTATAAGCTAAGTGAAAAACGGTATAATAGCAACAATTTCCTCATTCATGACCACTTCTTTGCAAAAGCATTAGATAAAGTTCGTCCAGGAGGTGTAGTTGCCTTTATCACCTCAAAAGGAACTTTGGATAAGCAAAGTCCTGATGTACGCCGCTACCTTGCACAGAGAGCCGAATTACTTGGTGCAATTAGACTGCCTAACAATGCTTTTTTGAAAAATGCAGGAACTGAGGTTACAAGCGATATTATATTTCTGCAAAAGCGTGATAGACCCATAGATGTGGATAGAGATTGGATACACCTTGATACCAATGAGGATGGTATAGCCCTAAACAGTTATTTTGCCGACCACCCTGAAATGATTTTAGGAACAATGGAAATGAAAAGTGGTCAGTTTGGAATGGAAAGCACTTGTACGCCACTCCCCTATGCTGACCTTTCAGAGCAATTAGAATCTGCTGTTATAAATATAGAGGGCAGTATATCTGAAATAGAGATGCTTGATATGGAAGTAGATACTGATACTTCTATTCCAGCCGACCCTACGGTAAAGAACTTCTCCTATACCCTTGTAGACGGTGAGGTGTATTACCGTGAGAATTCCCGTATGGTAAAGCCTGATATCAACCAAAAGGCAAAGGAACGCATTGCAGGGATGGTGGAGCTTAGAGAGTGTGTAGATAATCTTATCAACTACCAACTAGAGGATTACAGTGATGAAACCATTAAAGAGGAACAAGAAACCTTAAATCGTCTTTATGACAATTTTACTGCAAAATATGGATTGATTAACAGTCGTGGAAACAGCCTTGCCTTTAGTGATGACAACTCCTACTATCTCCTTTGCTCCCTTGAAGATATTGACGAAAACGGCAATCTTAAAGCAAAAGCTGATATGTTCACAAAACGTACCATTAAAAAGCGTGTAACAGTTAATTCAGTAGACACTGCAAGTGAGGCACTGGCAATATCCATAGCAGAAAAGGCAAAGGTAGATATGGAATATATGGCTAAGCTTACAGGACTTTCTGAAGAAGAGCTTGCCAATGATTTAAGAGGAGTTATATTTCCTCTGCCAACTACCTTAGACAACAGTTCTATAAATTATATTACGGCAGATGAATACCTTTCAGGTAATGTCAGAGAAAAACTTCATACTGCAAAGTTAGTAGCACAATCCTCAGATATATTTAGACCCAATGTAGAGGCTTTAGAGGTGGCACAACCAAAGGACTTAGATGCCTCTGAGATAGATGTTCGCCTTGGTGCAACTTGGATTGACAAGGAATATATTGAACAGTTTATGTATGAGCTATTTGATACCCCCTACCGACTTCAAGGGGAGGTGGAAGTAAAATATGCCCATTTTACGGCTGAATGGAACATTACTAATAAAAATGCCGTTGGATATAACAATGTAGCTGCTTATGTTACTTATGGTACAGACAGAGCCAATGCCTACCGAATTTTAGAGGATACTTTAAATCTTCGTGATGTACGTATCTATGATACTGTGATAGACCCTGATGGCAAGGAAAAGCGTGTATTGAACAAGGATGCCACTACTTTGGCACAGCAAAAACAACAGACCATCAAAGATGAATTTCAAAACTGGATTTGGAAGGATGCAGATAGACGGCAGACCTTAGTAAAAACTTACAATGAGAAATTTAACTCTATCCGCCCTCGTGAATACGATGGAAAGCATATTAATTTTGTAGGTATGAACCCGGAAATTACATTAAGACCCCATCAAGTCAATGCCATTGCCCATATTCTTTACGGAGATAATACACTCCTTGCCCATGAGGTAGGTGCAGGAAAGACCTTTGAAATGGTAGCTGCCGCTATGGAAAGTAAAAGGTTAGGACTTTGCCAAAAACCACTATTTGCTGTACCCAATCATCTTACAGAGCAATGGGCAAGTGAATTTTTAAGGCTTTACCCTGCCGCCAATATTTTGGTGGCCACAAAGAAAGACTTTCAAACGAAAAATAGAAAGAAATTCTGTGCAAGGATAGCCACAGGAGATTATGATGCAGTCATCATAGGACACAGTCAATTTGAGCGTATTCCAATGTCTCTTGAACGACAGGAACGCCTACTTCGTGAACAGATTGATGAGATTATAGATGGGTTAGAAGAAGTTAAGGCAAGTGGAGGTGAACGATTTACTGTCAAACAGTTAGAACGAACGAAGAAAGGTCTGGAGCAAAGGCTGGAAAAATTACAGTCACAGGAACGTAAAGATGATGTTGTAACCTTTGAACAGCTGGGAGTTGATAGGCTTTATGTAGATGAAGCACATAATTACAAGAATCTATTTCTATATACCAAAATGCGAAATGTGGCAGGGCTATCCACTACTAATGCACAAAAATCCAGCGATATGTTTATGAAATGCCGTTATATGGACGAATTGACAGGCGGTAAAGGTATTGTATTTGCTACTGGGACTCCTGTTTCAAACTCCATGACCGAACTATATACCATGATGCGATATCTCCAATACAACACATTACAAAGAAACGGACTGGTTCACTTTGATTCTTGGGCAAGTACCTTTGGAGAAACGGTAACTGCCATTGAGCTTGCTCCAGAAGGTACAGGATATCGGGCAAGGACTAGGTTTTCTAAATTCTTTAATCTGCCTGAACTCATGGCAATGTTCAAAGAAGTTGCAGATATTAAAACAGCTGACCAATTAAATCTGCCTACTCCTAAAACCAATTATCATACCATTGCAGTAAAACCTACAGAAATACAGCAAGAAATGGTTAAGAACTTATCGGATAGAGCTGCCGATATCCAAGCAAACAAAGTTGATCCCTCTGTAGATAATATGCTAAAGATAACTTCTGACGGAAGGAAATTAGGACTTGACCAACGTATCGTCAATCCACTTCTTCCTGATGATGAAAACAGCAAGGTAAATGCCTGTATAGATAATATCTACAAGATTTGGGATAAAGGTTCAGCAGAAAAACTGACACAGCTTGTTTTCTGTGATATTTCCACCCCAAAAGGTAAAACAGCACAGGTGCAAAGAGTGGCAGAGGCAGGAAACAAAACCATTAATGGTACAGAACTTTATGCTTTGCAGGACGACTTAGCACAAGAGGAAGATACTTATACCGCAACTTTCAATGTCTATGATGATATACGAGAGAAACTAATTAAAAAAGGTGTCCCTGCCAATGAAGTAGCCTTTATTCATGAGGCAAATACAGATGTCAGGAAGAAAGAGTTATTTGCAAAGGTACGTAGTGGTGATGTTCGTGTACTTATTGGCAGTACAGCAAAATGTGGTGCAGGAACGAATATTCAAGACCGCCTTGTGGCACTTCATGATTTAGATTGCCCGTGGCGACCGGGAGACTTAACACAGCGTGCAGGAAGAATAGAAAGACAAGGAAATATGAACGATGAAGTTGATATTTTTCGTTATGTAACTGAAGCAACATTTGACGCATATTTGTGGCAGACCGTAGAAAATAAGCAGAAGTTTATCTCACAGATTATGACTTCTAAAAGTCCTGTCCGCTCCTGTGAAGATGTGGATGAAACAGCACTCTCCTATGCAGAAATTAAAGCCCTATGTGCAGGCAATCCAAAAATCAAGGAAAAGATGGATTTGGATATTGATGTATCAAAGCTAAAGCTTTTAAAGGCAAGCCACCAAAGTAATCAGTACCGTTTGGAAGATAATTTATTAAAATACTTTCCCGAAAATATTGAGAAGAATAAGGGATTTATCAGAGGATTTGAACAGGACTTAAAGACCCTTTCCGAAAATGTCCTTGCTGAAGGTGAATTTTTACCAATGGTGATTAAAGGCAATACCTTTATGGATAAGGACAAAGCCGGTGTTGCTCTCCTTGAGACTTGTAAAGAAATAAAGGGCAAAGATCCAATTGAAATCGGCAGTTATCGGGGTTTTACTATGTATCTGTCCTATGATAGCTTTTTTAACGAATTTCAACTTAATTTAAAAGGAGCAATGAGCAATACGGTAAAATTGGGAAAGGATGCAAGAGGAAATCTTACTCGTATAGATAATGCTCTTGCTAATATTCCAAACAGATTAAAAGCGGTTACGGATCAACTTGATAATCTCTATAAACAACAAGAGGCAGCAAAATCTGAAATTGGTAAGCCATTCCCCCAAGAGCAGGAACTAAAGGATAAAATTTCTCGTCTTACTGTTCTTGATACTGAATTGAACATGGGTGTAGGTGTTTCTGTACCGCAGGAGCAGACTGATAAAAAGATTTCTAAATCTGAACGTTCTTCTGTATTAGATAACCTAAAACAGCCCTCGCAGGCAGGGAAAGAGGTAAAGGAAAAGCAAGGTAAATACTTGGAGGTGAGATAA
- a CDS encoding plasmid mobilization protein has translation MANRKRNVQLHFMVTENERGLIDEKMAQLGTKNMGAYLRKMAIDGYVIHLDLSDIRELVTLLRRTSNSLNQLTKRVHETGNIYGEDIEDLRESYSKLWETADEILSRLSAI, from the coding sequence ATGGCAAACCGAAAAAGAAATGTTCAACTACACTTCATGGTAACAGAGAATGAGCGAGGTCTCATAGATGAAAAGATGGCTCAGCTTGGTACAAAGAACATGGGAGCCTATCTTCGCAAAATGGCTATAGATGGCTATGTTATTCATCTTGATTTATCAGACATAAGGGAGCTTGTAACACTTCTACGTCGTACCAGTAACAGTCTTAATCAGCTTACTAAACGTGTCCATGAAACAGGAAATATTTACGGTGAGGATATAGAAGATTTAAGAGAGAGCTACAGCAAGCTCTGGGAGACAGCAGATGAAATTTTATCCAGACTTTCTGCAATTTAA